The genomic window TACTTGGTTTCCAGTAGATACCTTTACTTCTACTGGATTAGACATATAACTTTTTACAATATGTCTTATTTCTTTAGGCATTGTGGCCGAAAATAACCATGTATTTTTAGTATCTCCAGTGTAAGCTAAAATATCATCCAAATCTTCTTTGAATCCCATATTAAGCATTTCATCTGCTTCGTCAAGAACTACAAATCTAATGGTGCTTAAGTCTAACACTTTTCTTCTCATTAAATCTAATAATCTACCTGGTGTAGCAATTACAATTTGTGGCGTTTTTCGTTTGATGTCCTTCATTTGAACAACAATAGAAGCACCACCATAAACAGATTGAATAGTAATATTTGGCAGATACTTTGCGAAAATTTCTAATTGACCAGCTATTTGCTGACCTAATTCTCTAGTTGGAGCTAAGATTAGAGCTTGTGTATCTTTTTGATCTGGATTTACCCGATCAAGTAGTGGTAAACCAAACGCGGCTGTTTTACCTGTACCAGTTTGTGCTAAACCAATGAAGTCTTGTGGTTTTTCATTAAGTAAAGGAATAGATTGTTCTTGTATAGGTGAGGGAGTTTCAAAACCAAGTTCAGGTAGAACTTGCAATAATGATTTAGAAAGTCCTAATTCTGAGAAACTTTTCAAAGTGTTAAATAGGTTAATTAATGAGTTTGCAAAACTAACCTTTTTTATTTCTAGAGTATTATAAAAAGCATTAAATAAAAAAAAGCCCCTTCACATGAAGAGGCTCTTATTTATTAGATATATAGTTTAAACTACGCTTTCTTTAGGAAAGGAAGTCCAGTTTTTGAATTTTCTACAACCTTCTTTCCTGCAGGAACTGCGTCTAAACCAGTACTACGCTCGTCTTTTGAGAAATAATAGATTGTTTGAACTCTACCTGTTGACTTTAAAGTTACATCTTTAGAGTTTAAAAAATAAGTTTGACCTTTAGTATTAGTGTGCGAAAATGCCATAATTATAAAATTTTAATTAATGATTAATATATTTCTTTGTCGAGTACAATTTATAAAAAATTATATCTCTCTTCTCTTTTCGGGTAAAAAAAACATTATTAATTATTGACAATAAAAATCACATTTTTGAGAGCTATAGATTTGATGCAGTTTAGAACTTTTGAAAATGAAAGATAAAGCCATTACTTTTTCATATTCTTGTGTTAAAAAGTTGTGAAATTCTAAAAAACTTTAAATTATATATTTAATAACATAAAGAACTATAAATCAATTATTTACATTAATTAAAAACCTTTAAATAAGGTTAAATTATTTTAAATAGATAAACATTTATTTAGCATATGATGAATGCTTAATTATGACAATTTATAAATGGCTAGAGAAGAATGTAATTTTTTCAAAGATAGTCCTTCTAGAAAAAGTTATTAACAATATTTGTGATGTTTCAAAAGCTAATTTTAGGTAATTACATCAGTTTTCCTACCGTATTAAATGCATAAACACTATTGCCTTCTTGTAAAAGTGAAAGGTTTATCATTTGATAAATTGGAGTCATAAGTATATCCTTCATAATCAAAGCCTTTTAAGTCTTCAGGACTTGACAATTCATTATCAATGAAATAACGCCCCATAAGTCCTCTGGCTTTTTTAGCATAAAAACTTATAATCTTATACTCTCCATTCTTCCAATCTTTAAAAATAGGCGAAATGACTTCAGCATTTATATTTTTAAAATTGATAGCTTTTGAGTATTCGTTAGATGCTAAATTCAAAACATATGTAGATTTACTTTCTTTTAACTCGTTATTTAGCTTATTAGTAAGGGTTTCCTTCCAAAATGAATATAGATTATCATGTGCATCACTAAATTGCATTCTGGTACCCATTTCAAGCCTGTAAGCTTGCATTAAATCTAAAGGTTTAAGCATTCCGAATAGTCCAGATAATATTCTAAATTGTTTTTGACAGAATTCTAAATTCTTTTCTGACATGCTTATTGCATCCAAGCCTTTATATACATCACCAGTAAATGCAAAAATTGATTGTTTAGCATTTTCTACATTAAATGGTCTATTCCATTCTTGATACCTCTCACAGTTTAATGTCCCTAGATCTAAACTTATCTTCATCAATTTTGATAATTGAGATGGTGAATATGTTCTTAGAACATCAACAAGCTCTTGACTTTTATCCAAAAACTCAGCTTGACTATACTTAGAAGTAGGTGTAGAACTTTTAAAATCTAAGGATTTTGCTGGAGAAACTATTGCTATCATGATTATTTAACTTGTATTATTAAAAACAAACGGTTTGATTTGCATGTTAAAATTAGAAAAATTTGAGGGATTTCATTCATAAAAACAGTTTATTATCGATGCACTTTATTGTCATTCTACTTGGCTTTACTGGTGTTCTAGGTAAATTAATTGATTGTGGGTCAACAGTGTTGGTGTGGTACAGAATGCTTATTGCATTTGTTTTTCTTCTAGCTTACATTTATTTCACATCAAATTTTAAGATATCAAAAAATAATTTTATTCAAATACTTGGAATAGGCTTCGTTGTTGCTGCTCATTGGTTATTTTTCTTTGAGAGCATAAAAGTTTCTAATGTGTCTGTTGCCGTAGTTTGCATGGGTACATCCTCTTTATTCTCCTCATTTTTAGAGCCTCTGATTCTCAAGCGAAAAATACAATTTAGAGAATTGATTTTAAGCATCGTTGTTCTTTTTGCAATAGGGTTAGCATTAAATGCTGATTTCTCCTATGTATTGGGTTTTGTTTATGGTGTAATAGCTGCTTTTCTCGCTACATTATTTACCATTTTGAATGCTCTTTATGTCAATAAGGTAAGTTCTGAAAAAATTACACTTATTGAAATGTTAGGCGGTTTTTTAATAATATCAGTCTACCTTTTATTTTCAAACAATATAGCTTTCAGTGACCTTAATATTAGCTCTAAAGATATTTTATACCTGATTATTTTAGGCGGTATTTGCACAAGTTTTGCTTTTGTAATAAGTGTTGAAGTAATGAAGTTTTTATCTCCTTACAACGTTATTATGGCTGTGAATTTAGAACCAGTATATAGTGTGCTATTAGCACTACTTATTTTTGGTGAGTCAGAAAACATGAATTTATCATTTTATATTGGTGGTTTACTCATTATAACTACTGTATCTGTAGATGCTTACCTCAAAAAAAATAGCAAAC from Flavobacteriales bacterium includes these protein-coding regions:
- a CDS encoding DMT family transporter, with the protein product MHFIVILLGFTGVLGKLIDCGSTVLVWYRMLIAFVFLLAYIYFTSNFKISKNNFIQILGIGFVVAAHWLFFFESIKVSNVSVAVVCMGTSSLFSSFLEPLILKRKIQFRELILSIVVLFAIGLALNADFSYVLGFVYGVIAAFLATLFTILNALYVNKVSSEKITLIEMLGGFLIISVYLLFSNNIAFSDLNISSKDILYLIILGGICTSFAFVISVEVMKFLSPYNVIMAVNLEPVYSVLLALLIFGESENMNLSFYIGGLLIITTVSVDAYLKKNSKQKK
- the yaaA gene encoding peroxide stress protein YaaA; translated protein: MIAIVSPAKSLDFKSSTPTSKYSQAEFLDKSQELVDVLRTYSPSQLSKLMKISLDLGTLNCERYQEWNRPFNVENAKQSIFAFTGDVYKGLDAISMSEKNLEFCQKQFRILSGLFGMLKPLDLMQAYRLEMGTRMQFSDAHDNLYSFWKETLTNKLNNELKESKSTYVLNLASNEYSKAINFKNINAEVISPIFKDWKNGEYKIISFYAKKARGLMGRYFIDNELSSPEDLKGFDYEGYTYDSNLSNDKPFTFTRRQ